In one Silene latifolia isolate original U9 population chromosome 10, ASM4854445v1, whole genome shotgun sequence genomic region, the following are encoded:
- the LOC141605750 gene encoding IQ domain-containing protein IQM1-like: MGLSISILISAWHQLLTQKLFSMVYDASLTPKTRDLHLRRIGSFKKSKSFKKTQSPTIDQSTESGRLASGTNTTSLRDLKPENIVIAKSPSFNTLLQEYEPKGLCRSSVNGLIHKPLPPVTLPEPAIMFSPRPVSELDAAAVKLQKVYKSYRTRRNLADCAVVVEELWWKALDFASLKRSSVSFFNDEKQETAVAKWARAKTRVAKVGKGLSQNEKAQKLALRHWLEAIDPRHRYGHNLHIYYDVWFNSESSQPFFYWLDIGDGKELNLEKCSRTKLQKQCIKYLGPKEREVYEVIVEEGKLVYKQSGNLLETVDDCKWIFVLSASRSLYVGQKKKGVFQHSSFLAGAATTAAGRLVAHGGVLEAIWPYSGHYLPTEENFKEFISFLRDNSVDLKNVKKYAYNDETSFKVIDDEETEENTGEEEAIMIPIEVVHSSSKIKSTSNDRSEEPVFSLAKRLSCKWVTGNGPRIGCVRDYPLDLQCRALEQVNLSPRVNPGSFINNGPIPSPRPSPKVHVSPSLAYMGLPSPRTQMVS, from the exons ACTTTCAATTTCAATACTAATTTCTGCCTGGCATCAACTCTTGACTCAGAAATTGTTTTCAATGGTCTATGATGCTAGTCTAACTCCAAAGACAAGAGACTTGCATCTCAGACGAATTGGTAGCTTTAAAAAGTCGAAATCATTTAAGAAAACTCAATCACCAACTATTGATCAATCAACTGAAAGTGGCAGATTAGCAAGCGGGACGAATACGACTAGTTTAAGAGACTTGAAGCCTGAAAACATTGTAATTGCCAAATCTCCTTCATTTAACACCTTACTTCAAGAGTATGAGCCTAAAGGGTTGTGCAGATCAAGTGTGAATGGATTGATTCATAAGCCATTGCCTCCCGTAACTCTACCTGAACCCGCGATAATGTTCTCACCTAGGCCGGTTTCTGAGCTTGATGCTGCAGCTGTTAAGCTTCAGAAAGTGTATAAAAGTTACCGCACCCGACGAAACCTTGCTGATTGTGCTGTTGTTGTTGAAGAACTATG GTGGAAGGCATTAGACTTTGCCTCACTTAAAAGAAGCTCTGTGTCTTTCTTCAATGATGAGAAGCAGGAAACTGCTGTAGCAAAATGGGCAAGGGCAAAAACAAGGGTTGCTAAG GTGGGAAAAGGTTTGTCCCAAAACGAGAAAGCTCAAAAGTTAGCCTTACGACATTGGCTGGAAGCT ATTGACCCACGCCATAGGTACGGCCACAACTTGCACATTTACTATGATGTCTGGTTTAACAGTGAAAGCAGCCAGCCATTCTTTTACTG GTTGGATATTGGAGACGGAAAAGAGTTAAATCTCGAAAAATGCTCAAGAACCAAGTTACAAAAGCAATGCATCAAGTATCTGGGACCG AAAGAACGGGAGGTGTACGAAGTGATAGTGGAAGAGGGAAAACTTGTATATAAACAAAGCGGTAACTTACTCGAGACTGTCGATGACTGTAAATGGATATTTGTTTTGAGTGCATCAAGGTCTTTATATGTGGGACAAAAGAAGAAAGGTGTGTTTCAACATTCGAGTTTTCTCGCTGGTGCTGCTACTACTGCTGCTGGTAGATTAGTTGCCCATGGAGGCGTTCTTGAG GCTATATGGCCATACAGTGGGCACTATCTTCCTACTGAAGAGAACTTCAAGGAGTTCATTAGCTTCCTCAGAGATAACAGTGTGGACCTCAAAAATGTGAAG AAGTACGCATATAACGACGAGACATCTTTCAAAGTTATCGATGATGAAGAGACTGAGGAAAATACAGGTGAGGAAGAGGCGATAATGATACCAATAGAAGTGGTACACtcttcaagcaagatcaagagcACAAGTAATGACCGATCAGAAGAACCCGTCTTTTCCTTGGCCAAACGGTTATCTTGCAAATGGGTCACTGGTAATGGGCCTAGAATTGGGTGTGTGCGAGACTATCCATTGGACCTACAATGTCGGGCCCTCGAGCAAGTCAACCTGTCACCACGGGTTAACCCAGGTTCATTTATTAACAACGGCCCTATTCCTTCTCCTCGGCCTAGCCCAAAGGTTCACGTCTCTCCGAGCCTCGCTTATATGGGTCTACCTAGCCCAAGGACACAAATGGTTAGCTGA